The following DNA comes from Ochotona princeps isolate mOchPri1 chromosome 8, mOchPri1.hap1, whole genome shotgun sequence.
CCAGTAGACACTGAGATACAGCAAATACTGTTAATGTTCGTAGCAAAGAGTAGCCTTGTGAAGCTAGTTAACTGTGAAGCCCATCTTAGAAAACCACACAATCTACATCTCGTGCATCTGTCCTCTTGTCTGAAGGTTCGGAATGAGTTTTACAAGGACACGCAGGGTGTGATCCTGGTCTATGACGTTGGGCAGAAAGACTCCTTCGATGCCCTTGATGCGTGGCTGGCAGAAATGAAGCAGGAGCTTGGGCCTCATGGAAACATGGAGAATATCATATTTGTAGTGTGCGCCAACAAGGTAACCGCTTCAACAATGGTGTGTCCCCTACACCTCCGAGTGCAGgggaacagattaaaaaaaaaaagattcctcattctgtaaaagaaaaatcagctgTCTTTTATTCCTAAGATAAAGCAAATCTGAACCCAAAAGCTGGTATATCAAGATTTATGTCCTCTTGTAATTTTCTGGTGCCATACTTGGGGAACAATGTTGGTGACTGAGCCAGGGACATGGAGCCCAGTAATCACTTTGCCACCTGACTAGGAGAGGCACGTGGGGAGTATGAAAAACACGGTGTCTGGGGGAATGGCAGGTGTTAGAAGTCACCTCTCCCAGGGTGAATGGCAGCTGTTTCCCAAGAGAGAAAGTAGAAAGTGCATCACCCCAGGCAAAGCCATGTTTCCCAAAAAAGTCAGTCTATAGTTGGTAATTTGTATTCAGTCTTCTTTATCCCTTTTGATCCTGGTAGTCTTACACACTAGTGCTGTGGTTCATTAAGCATAGTTCTGTCCATGACCAAGACCTCACTGGGCCATGTTGGGGGACGAGGCTGGACTCTTCTGTCTGCCACCTGTTCTCTGTTTCAGATCGACTGTGCCAAGCACCGCTGTGTAGATGAAAGTGAAGGGCGCCTGTGGGCGGAGAGCAAAGGGTTCCTGTACTTCGAAACTTCGGCACAAACTGGGGAAGGAATCCATGAGATGTTCCAGGTAGCCGAGCGTTTTGCTGTTTGAAGGTTTGCGTCCAGGCCAACCATGCCAACTTTTAGTTCAAATTATTagaaacaaaatataataaaaatttcacATTAGAATAACTTCTTTCTCTACAAAAAGGCTGTTGAGAGAGAGCATGCAAATGCAAACACATGAAAGGAGAATGATCTGTGTGCTGTCTGTCTTACACCAGATCTGCCTGATCATTAGAAGTACCTGGGGGAATTCTTCAAAATACAGGTTTCCAATCTTAAtgttctgtattttgaaaaagCTCCCCCAGTGATTGTGATGATCAGCTGTTGAACGGCGTAAATGGAACCAAGATTTTTCTTCCTAATGGTCTTTGGTTAATGGTGCTATATCTGTATGTGTAGTCAGATGGAAGCGTTACTGTGGCAAAATTGCCTTGCCACAGCTAATCCAATCCTACCTTGTAGCCTCCAGGGGTGCATTTAGAGAACAGGATGGCATTCATGCAGAATGCAactatttacataaaaataagacCTCTCCAGCCAAATAGGTGGGAGGAAGATGTGCTCAAATAGCACCCTGAATAAAAAGTTGCTTCTTAAAACTTCCTCATTTTGAGAGAAGAAAGCTACTTAAACAGTGAGTTATAAAGTCAACTTTTTAATTATAGGTACATTGGGAAGTAAGGGTAGCATGAATAATGTGTGCCTCTTATGACTATATCTGATATTTTGGGAATTTTTAGCATTTCTAGTAGTGTAGCTTATACTAGAAAGGGTTGTTCTTGACTACTGAGTAGGATAATATTTCATCTTTTGTGCTGAATTTCCTTCTTATAAGATGTCACTCCTCCAGCTAGGAGACAGGTGTCATCCTTGACTGACAGGCTGAACTAGGCATCAGCCACTGTCGTTCAGGAGCAGAAAAGGTTGAGGTTGCTTTGTGCTCCTTCCTCTGTTGAGGCCACAGGCCTGTGTGAGCAATCACGAGTCTTCGCCATTTGGGTAGCAGTCCACAGTTCTGGAGAAAGTTACACGTTTCATCTTTTCTTTGACTCATCACAATAGTATGTGGCAGGTATTCTCGTTTCATATAAGGGAATATCTAAGAGTAGCCAAGTGCCTTGTCCAGGGGTGTCAGTGATGGCTGTCAGGGGTTCATTTTctttcagcatttaaaaaatgttgaccccaggcctggtgcggtggcctagtggctaaagtcctggccttgaacatactgggatcgtatgggcaccagttctaatcccggcagctctacttcccatccagctctctgcttgtggcctgggaaagcatcaggcacggcccaaagccttgggaccctgcacccgcgtgggagacccagaagaagctcctggctcctggcttcagatcggctcagctttggccattgaggtcactctgggagtgaatcatcggacagaagatctttctctctgtttctcctcctctctgtatctaactttgcaataaaaataagtaaatctttaaaaaaaaatgttggccccTTCTGTTCTGGCTGATGCTATGTCACATGAGTTGTCAGCAAGcacctgttctttctctttccaagaAATGAGCCTTTTCTTCCCTCTAACTGCTTTCAGGCGtttctctgtttttagttttcaACAGCTGGACTCTGATCGCTGAGTGGGCTTCTGCTCATGTAAGTCCTGTTTGGGATTTGTTGAGTTTCTTAGATTGGTAGGTAGGTGATTTTCTTTTTACctctattttttctatttttactaatatttttCTTGGCCCTATTCTCttttcctgcttccttccttccttcctcgccttccttcttttccacctttcaaattaCATAATTTCTATTGGTTTCAACTAAAGTTCACTGACAGTCTGCTGTTAAACCCACCAGTGAAATTTCCAGTGACTTTTTAGTTCTGGAACTTGCCTTTggttcttctgcaaagttcccaACTCTGCTGAGATGCTCTACGTATTGACTCATATGagtgtatttcattttaattctttggACAGTATTTTCCTTTacctctttgaattttttttttaaagatttattttatttttattacaaagtcagatatactgagaggaggagagatagagaggaagtggagctgccgggattagaaccagcggccatatgggatcaaggcgaggaccttagccactaggccacgctgccgagccctgaaaTATTTATAATAGCTGTGTCCAACATTTGAACCATCTTGGATTCAGTTTCTGTTGACTactttttctccttctgtgagtcgtattttctttttcaaatatttatttttagtggaaaggcagatttacagagaggagaggcagacagaaagatctctgtccgctgtttcacaccccaaatggctgccacggcTAgcatgagccgatccgaagccaggagccaggagcttctttttagtctcccatgtgggcgcaggatcccaaagctttgggcttttcccagctgctttcccaggccacaagtacggaactggatgggaagtggagcaactgggatatgaaccagtgcccatatgagatcctggctcttgcaagacAATCAAGTTAactattgagccatcatactaGGCCCAAGTCAGTTTTCTTCTTTCGTTTGAGTAATGATTTTTTTGGCTGAGCACCAGACATTATGGATACATGATAAAGATTCTAGATTCTTTTATCTTTCTCAGAAGAATATTgtgtttgtggttttttgtttgttttttggtttggggggctttttttttttttttttagtaatttattTCCTTACtaacttattggaaaggcaaaatgacacagagaatgagatgtcttccatctgctagtttactcccctaaTTTCCACTGCAGCCAGAActgtaccaggctgaaggcagaaactACAGACTCTGCataagtttcccacatggttggcaaggacccaggtgcttgggccatcatctgcaggccttctcgggtgcattagcagggggttggattgtaagtggaggagctagaactcaaaccagcactctaatattctggcatcccaagcagcagcttaacctcctgCACATGGTACCTTCCTCAAGACTGGGAATTCTTGTTTTAGGAGGCATCCACATTAATGGCAGATACAATGAATTTGTGTAGGCTTGGTTTCTTCTTTTAGTAACAAGGATTTGAAGAAAGcccaaagtattttaaaagtcttTCTAATTTGGCAGGACTCAACTTGCAAATTCGATCTCTTTTACATATCTTGTCAGTTCTTGTTTTTGGATTTTTGATAGCATGAGTCTGTCTCGTAAGGGACGTGGAGCTGCTAGGGGTGTTAATGAAGTCAAAGGCAATGTCTTCACTGTGGCAAGGTTGGAATTCTTGTGTCCCCAGGACAGCTCTATCAAAGTATTGACTttgttgggcccggtgcaatggctcagtggctaaatcctcgccttgcacacgctaggatcccatataggcactagcttgtgtcctggctgctccctttactatgcagctccctgcttgtggcctggaaaaacagtcaaggatggcccaaaggcttgagctACTGCAccggcctgggagacctggaagaagctcctggctcctggctgtggattggctcagctcagaccgttgtgtccacttggggagtgaaccagtggatggaagttcttttctatctctccttctctctataaatctacctttccaataaaaaataattatacacacacacacacacactggcccaaATTTCATGGCATCTGTTAATTGCCTGATGAGCTGCAGGTATTTGTATATGTAGCTTAACCTCCAGCTGTACACTTAGGGAGATCTCCAATATGGACTTTGGACCCAACTCTGCAAAGCCTCATCTTCTCCACTTCCCAGTCTAAAGATTCTGGCCACTCAGGCAGTCTCATGCTCTGATATCTGCCGGCTTCCTTCTTAGCTGAGTGGGACTGTTCACTCACAATGTTACCGTCTGTGACATGCTCAGGAAGTGGAATTCAGTTAAGGAGCCGTGTGGTTTGGGGGTTTATCTCAGGTTGCTGTTGTCTGTGCTTGAAAATAATTATCTCATGTGTATGCCCAGTTTTATGGTCACTTATGACAGGGAATCTAGCCTTGTGCTTATTACTTTGTTACAGCTGAAAATGAGATAGGAAATTTACTTGGGACTTCAGTCCTAGTGTTGTTTAAATCATTCCATAGCTTCCCTCTCTATAACCATGTGTACTATGAATAAATCCTTGTGTCCTTGGGAATCTATTGCAGATGAGATCTGAGGCTAGATGCAGTCCTTACTGAGGCATTCCATATTTGTGAACTGTGATCCCTTTTGAATGGGGTTTATCCTTTTACATTCATTTTGAGTATGGCTAAAATAAAAAGACTGACCAAATATAGCAACACCATCCTGTAGGTGAGTACTTAAAAAGTAGTACTTTCCTGCTACTTCaattaagtaaatatttgtttgtttcccaTCTACTTAAAAAAGACACTTTACTCCAGGAAAGAGCTTAAGTTTTATCTGACATTGTTAACAGAGGGCTTAATCCTCAAATGGACTAAAACCAAGTGAACTCTTTTATCTTGGTCTCCAGTAGCTTACCTTTTGACACCTCTGCTCATATACCAAGGCTTCTTGGTGGGTTACCAAGCTGATTAGCTTTTGCTAGAGATAAGAAAGAGAAGTCTAAAAAAGGAACATTTTTTAGAAGGTAATGGGAACCATAGAAACAAGAGGAAGAGGCTTAAAAAGAAACTGAGGGAAGAGGAGATGTGTCAGTTTAAAAGCAGCTGTAGTGTACAGTATTTTGAATCAAGTTATTCCCATAAAAAGAACATGAAATGTGTAAaagccaaaaataattttttactttACCAAGAAATCATAAAAATGCACAAAGGATGTGAAGTTTGTAGAAAAAAGGAAGGGCTGtaagcatatgaaaagatactcacTTTCATTAGCAttaaagaaatgtaaatcaaaactgGCAAGAATTGACGTGTGTGATGCCACCTGGGCTGCCGGGGTGCACGGAGTGGGCGCTCTCCCACACAGCAATGGGGGAGTGAATAGATACTATTTTTCCAGTTGACAGCTGTCAAATATTACAGTGCACTTACATTGCTACTCAAAGTTCTTCTATTAGGAATTTGTCCTAAAAGCAGTATCCCTGCAAGTGTgtagacacacatatacacaaatgtTTACTAAAGCATTGCCAGtcgtaacaacaacaacaaaaatgaaacaaaacaaaacaaaaaaacaagaaacaactgACTTGTCAAGAATAGAGagttggggcccggcgcgatagtgaagtacttaaagtccttgccttgcatgcactgggattccatatgggcgccaattctaatcctggcagccccgtttcccatctggctccctgcttgtggcctgggaaagcagttgaggacggtctggggccttgggacatttcacccacgtgggagacccaggggagctcctggatcctggatcctggcttcggattggctcaactctagccgttgaggccgcttagggagtgaaccatcggacggaagatcttcctctctgtctcctctctgtgtatccgcctttcccataaaaataaataaatcttaaaaaaaaaagaagaaaaagaagaagcataGAGAGTTAGTAAATAAATTGTAGTGCAGCCACATAGTAAAGTACTGAACTTTTGGTCCCTAGAAAGAACCAAGAAGATCTTTATGTATAGCTATTGAACGATTCCAAAATGTGTTCTTAGATGTGTGTAAGGTACCTCACAGTGTATTTAACCTTATCTCTTGTGTGTAAACGTTTAGAAAGCATGGCTGGGGCCCGACGTGATAGCGTAAtgattaaggtccttgccttgaacacaccaggatcccatatggcactgattcgaatcctggaggctccacttcccatccagctccctgcttgtggcttgggagggcagtcgaggacggcccaaagccttgggaccctgcacccgcgtaggggacccggaaggaggttcctggcttctggcttcggagcagatcggcacagcaccggctgttgtggtcatttggggagtgaattgttggatggaggatcttcctctctgtctctcttcctctctgtatatctacctttcccataaaataattaaatcttaaaaaaaaaaaaaaaacagaaatcatgactggatatatATATgctgatagaagatttttctggaaGAATATTCAGAAGAATATTATCAATGATCACCTTGAGGAGTATTGGGATGTGATCTTCATATTGTGGTTTACTGTTGGACTGTTTCTTACAGTGTTGGTCTCTTAACTTTTTAACCTCAAATGTGATTACTTGagagtaagattatttttatttatacttcTTGTACTTTCTCTATATtaagatatataaatatttaaataatagaaaaagcAAAACTTTCCCAATTACATATTTACTTTATTCATTACTTCAAAGAATTACTGGAATACAGTCAGAAGGCCTGATGTTTGAAAGGAATTCCTATTTCCATAGGATCGGTTCTACTCTTGGATGTGTTTGGTTCTTGCAGACCTTTTACGTATCCATTGTTGATTTATGTGAAAATGGCGGAAAGCGGCCTGCCACAAACAGCAGTGCTAGTTTCACCAAAGAGCAAGCAGACACCATTCGCAGAATCCGAACCAGTAAAGACAGTTGGGATATGCTGGGAGTCAAGCCTGGGGCCTCAAGGTAAGCTGTGCACTGGGCTGTGCCAGATTCCATTGGAGAGAAAAACTTAGGCCCCAAAGTTACAGGTGCAAGCTAGAAATACAAATATGCACAGAAACACATTGAATTAATGATTCTGTCTCATGGCACTAACTCTATAGCAAAATAGAggactcaacttcctgctaagagAATTCTGTCATGATCTGCATAAACACTTTGTACAGTGGCATGCTCTGAACAAGAGCTTTGAAGCTAATGTCATCTTTGCAAAAACCTACAAAAAGGGATTCTAGAATTTTGAAGGAGGAAAGTATGTTAAGGCCAACTTGTGAAACATTTCGCTGGAACCTAGTGAGGTTAATTGGATTCATGGGCCCCAGGGTCAGTGGCGGAACTGGTTCTTGACCCTGGGTCGTTGTGTATCTGTTAATTTGTACCCCAGTCTGTCATTCTCACCAAATGTTattcatctttgtgtgtgtgtgtgtgtgtgtgtgtgtgtttaggttaAATTATTTCACTTTAATCACTTTCATTAAAATAAGTTATTCAATATGGTAATCGAACTTAAgatatactactactactgttataCATGCTATAATTTCAGAATCTTACTTTGCGTTGTAACTCTCCTCCCATGTTTCTCCCTTGCTACTTGTTTACCTTGATTCCCACACAGAAAAAAGGGTGTCTTGAAATTCCCTGGTTAGCATCAAAAACTTTCCATATGGCTTCTGTATTTGGTCTTATACCACGTCTCCAAGTCCAGAAGGGGCCCCTTAAGCTTGCCAGGCACGTTGAGGCTGCTTTAAGCATGTTTCAGGATCCACATGACCTGGTCTGGATCCAGCACGTAGTGTCCTGGTGTGTTAAATGTCCTTAGCCCTTCACAGTCCCATTCTGAACTCTCCTGTCTTTCCAATGTATAGTggctctaaaattaaaaaaactgtacTTTGATCTACTTGTTAGTGATCTTAAAATAACacttactaaggaaaaaaaactcagctctttatttattttgtttcattgaaaTCTTCCAGGTCTTACAGGATGCTTGTACGTTCTGTATTCTTGGCTCACTAGGTTTGTCAACCTAATTTTGTGTGCCATTGAGTACACTggggaaaaaatctttaaaacacctTTTTTCTTAAGCTGTAGGGtgttttgatatatatttttaaagattttatttctttttattggaaaggcagatgtacagagagaaagacagacagacaaagatcctctgtcctctgagtcacaccccaagtggctgcagtggctggtgctgagctgatctgaagccaggatctaggagttAATtcaagatctcccacacaggtgcagggtcccaaggctttgggccatcctctactgcttctccagggcacaagcagggagctggatgggaagtagagtagctggagcatgaactagtgcccatatgggaacctggcacatgcaaggcaaggacttgagccactaggctaccgcatcgaACCTGTGTTTTGATATTTGTTCACTGCACCTGTATTGATAGTTATACTTTCAGAAAATCTTCATGTTAAGCAGAATTGACAGATTAATTTTTAGCTGAATCAGTCATGTTCCCCCAGCTTTCCCGAGAGTCTCTGCTGTTATTTAGAAAATCTGACAGACACTTGGGGCAGAGAACCAGGATAAGTAAGCAGAAAGTGCAGGGAGCTCcttcaggaagcagagctgctgaagGGAAAAGAGACAGGGTGCTATACCCAGCTCAGGGGTACAGGGTCTCTTGGAGAAATAAAAAGCCCAGCAATTCAGACATTTTTAAACAAGAATATTCTTGTTAGCTATGTGAAAATCTTAAATATAGGAAAACTACATGCAtagttagattttattttttatttttttgaaagaataacagatcttccatccattgattgattCCTTAAATGCCCGTAACagctgggttgagccaggccaaagccagggccaggatcTCAGTCTGAGTCTTCCAgatgtgccggagtccagctccagccgagagttcggagctcgggaagggtgcgtgagataggcgtagaaagaaaaagagagaaagaaaggagagacggaccactaggattccttgatgattgtggacctcgcgagaaagctgtccgctttatttatacagaagcagtacaaggttttcttttaggggcattttgacatagcttcaggggggcacaatttacaacttcttgagaaatgattgaggaaggatcccaaattccttgcttatcttggtttgccagtcttcatccgctctcctcaggtctgggctctaacctaggcgccgcctgtgacaaccagacccctaccttgaattatgtatgggttagtaagtccggggtcttggtgtatggggattacgggccattggcactaaaggccattaggtcagcaagctcatacagtttgttatctgaacaagtaaagcaagagttataacggcggaaagaattgtaattagcaatgagccaagtttactccatttaagtttcaattctgcaaTGGACAAGTgacaaagacaattctacaaattgtttcacctcaagacagggcattatccattccaacgttgcagccaagaatttctcagtagacaacacatcttattcagtaatacactcttactacaattcttactCTACAActatccatcacttaatgtgaggaatacatcaaaagagaaaaaaaacaaagatctaagacaaaaggttccaaacattaagttcctctacaactgcaggttctacaacctcataagtgatcaaacaataatcaaaagtatatctttgtgatgttagtgaaatcagcctatatttcctctagttagaaattatgaaagcagctaaaacaactacagtttctatgttctaaagagttgcaaggacaggctaacccttaaggtcacagtaactatattttttgccttagcaggatagcctttagggtcccagtaacacgatagcctttagggtcacagtaacaagataacttttagggtcccagtaacaagatagcttttagggtcccagtagctatattttttgtcatggcagttttaacccatactcccatcatttccattagtttgtaaaattcgtatcaagccatttcccagaaagcatgctaaatgtccgggccagattttatggcaatgggtaggtgcacaataaggtgtctggaaacagcatgggcttgattgtactcctgtgtgcagttaaaggcccactcaccaggacattatcagtaacattaactcttaagctcatgttggttgtaaaagccatctcacaggggcagacaatgcctcaatacaaaattcttagtggggtggttgagtgcccatgcgaaagggagtgaaaactgcgtcaaggtggtcagagatgaatccgctaggccctgccaagtagctggaagctccctgggccctgccatgcagggagctgttctcttcacacct
Coding sequences within:
- the DNAJC27 gene encoding dnaJ homolog subfamily C member 27; the protein is MMEANVPKRKEPTKSLRIKVISMGNAEVGKSCIIKRYCEKRFVSKYLATIGIDYGVTKVQIRDREVKVNIFDMAGHPFFYEVRNEFYKDTQGVILVYDVGQKDSFDALDAWLAEMKQELGPHGNMENIIFVVCANKIDCAKHRCVDESEGRLWAESKGFLYFETSAQTGEGIHEMFQTFYVSIVDLCENGGKRPATNSSASFTKEQADTIRRIRTSKDSWDMLGVKPGASRDEVNKAYRKLAVLLHPDKCVAPGSEDAFKAVVNARTALLKNIK